The following proteins are encoded in a genomic region of Burkholderia diffusa:
- a CDS encoding GntR family transcriptional regulator, translating to MNEKRPALVYATRAEAAANELRRRILTGEYVDGYQLRQDALATELGISRIPLREALVQLESEGLVKILPHKGAIVSELSPEDITELFELRALLEPVLLKKSIPKLTAEDFARLDAILEEYSEVLHASQSGRWGELNTELHHLLLSRADQPKTAAIVASLLQQTDRYTRVQLSLSEAARDVAESEHAELVALCRKGDARNAASLLKRHIEHAGGELNAFLRDRRLGR from the coding sequence ATGAACGAGAAACGCCCTGCTCTTGTCTACGCCACGCGCGCCGAAGCCGCAGCGAACGAATTGCGCCGCCGTATCCTGACAGGGGAGTATGTCGACGGCTATCAGCTTCGCCAGGATGCGCTGGCGACCGAGCTCGGCATCAGTCGGATCCCGCTGCGCGAAGCGCTCGTGCAACTCGAGAGCGAAGGGCTCGTCAAGATCCTGCCCCACAAGGGGGCCATCGTCTCGGAACTATCCCCGGAAGACATCACGGAACTATTCGAACTGCGCGCGCTGCTGGAACCCGTGCTGCTGAAGAAGTCGATTCCGAAGCTGACCGCCGAGGATTTCGCGCGGCTCGATGCGATCCTCGAGGAATACAGCGAAGTGCTGCATGCGAGCCAGTCAGGGCGCTGGGGCGAACTGAACACCGAACTGCATCATCTGCTGCTGTCGCGCGCCGACCAGCCGAAGACGGCGGCGATCGTCGCGTCGCTGCTGCAGCAGACCGACCGCTACACGCGCGTGCAGCTGTCGCTGTCCGAGGCCGCGCGCGACGTGGCCGAATCCGAACACGCCGAACTGGTCGCGTTGTGCCGCAAGGGCGATGCGCGCAACGCGGCATCGCTGCTCAAGCGACATATCGAGCATGCGGGCGGCGAGTTGAACGCGTTCCTGCGGGATCGACGCCTCGGTCGTTGA
- a CDS encoding recombination-associated protein RdgC: MWFKNLQLHRLPAPWAVTPDQMEEWLAPHAFQPGSSVEMQRVGWASPRDDGALVYSINRQMLLTFRAEKKLLPASVVNQVTKARALEVEEQQGFKVGRKQLRELKEQVTDELLPRAFSIRRDTRVWIDTVNGWLVIDAAAQALADDVRGLLVKSIHPLPLAGVQVALSPVAAMTDWLLSGDAPGGFTVDQDAELRSSGEGGATVRYVGHALEANDMRRHIEAGKQCMRLAMTWNDRISFVLTPSLTIKRVTPLDVIKEATDPTAQNDDERFDSDVTLMTGELGRMLTDLVDILGGDRHDAIHQAAAA; this comes from the coding sequence ATGTGGTTCAAGAATCTTCAGCTTCATCGTCTTCCGGCACCGTGGGCCGTTACCCCCGATCAGATGGAAGAATGGCTGGCGCCCCACGCGTTTCAGCCGGGCTCCAGCGTCGAAATGCAGCGCGTCGGATGGGCGTCGCCGCGTGACGACGGCGCGCTCGTGTATTCGATCAACCGGCAGATGCTGCTGACGTTTCGCGCCGAAAAGAAGCTGCTGCCGGCCTCCGTCGTCAATCAGGTGACCAAGGCCCGGGCGCTTGAAGTCGAAGAGCAGCAGGGCTTCAAGGTCGGACGAAAACAGCTGCGCGAACTCAAGGAACAGGTTACCGACGAACTGCTGCCGCGCGCGTTCAGCATTCGCCGCGATACCCGCGTGTGGATCGATACGGTGAACGGCTGGCTCGTCATCGATGCGGCTGCACAGGCTCTTGCCGACGACGTTCGCGGGCTGCTCGTGAAATCGATCCACCCATTGCCGCTCGCCGGCGTTCAGGTGGCGCTCTCGCCGGTTGCCGCGATGACGGATTGGCTGCTGTCCGGCGACGCGCCAGGCGGATTCACCGTGGACCAGGACGCCGAGTTGCGCTCGAGCGGCGAAGGGGGTGCCACGGTGCGATACGTCGGCCACGCGCTGGAAGCGAACGACATGCGCCGCCACATCGAGGCCGGCAAACAATGCATGCGCCTCGCAATGACCTGGAATGACCGAATCTCCTTCGTGCTGACACCGTCGCTGACGATCAAGCGCGTCACGCCGCTCGACGTGATCAAGGAAGCGACGGATCCCACCGCGCAGAACGACGACGAACGCTTCGACTCGGACGTCACGCTGATGACGGGCGAACTGGGGCGGATGTTGACCGATCTTGTCGATATCCTGGGTGGCGATCGGCACGACGCGATTCATCAAGCGGCAGCAGCCTGA
- the abaF gene encoding fosfomycin efflux MFS transporter AbaF, whose amino-acid sequence MTSQVGEAVSPGGAAAVQDTASKRELKRVVAASMVGSVAEWYEFFLYGTASALVFGTHFFKKTGNPIDGLLAAFALYAVGFAARPIGGLVFGYYGDKFGRKYLLQVSLIVVGITTFLMGCLPTFDAIGYWAPVLLVSLRLIQGFAFGGEWGGAILLVSEHSPDNRRGYWASWPQAGVPAGNLVATIILLVLSSSLSEADFLSWGWRAAFWFSAVVVLIGFWIRRKVDDAPIFKEAQARRARTQEKQLGVGHVLKYHWRQVLIGIGARFAENILYYMVVTFSLTYLKLVVGFDTTRILKLMFAGNAIHFFFIPLMGLMSDLVGRKPVYLTGAMLTAGWGFVAFPMMDTGNDWIIMAAIVLGLFIESMTYSPYSALMTEMFPTNVRYTALSLCYQVAPLMAGSLAPLIGLSLLERYHSSTPIALYLVAAAAISIVCVGLAKETRGKSLRDVDAEASRRVRA is encoded by the coding sequence ATGACAAGTCAGGTCGGCGAGGCAGTCTCGCCTGGTGGTGCGGCGGCCGTGCAGGACACGGCGTCGAAACGGGAATTGAAACGGGTCGTCGCGGCGTCGATGGTCGGGTCGGTGGCGGAGTGGTACGAGTTCTTCCTGTATGGAACGGCGTCGGCGCTGGTGTTCGGCACGCACTTCTTCAAGAAGACGGGCAATCCGATCGATGGCCTGCTCGCGGCGTTCGCGCTGTATGCGGTGGGATTCGCCGCGCGCCCGATCGGCGGGCTGGTGTTCGGCTACTACGGCGACAAGTTCGGCCGCAAGTATCTGCTGCAGGTCAGCCTGATCGTGGTCGGCATCACGACGTTCCTGATGGGCTGCCTGCCGACCTTCGATGCGATCGGCTACTGGGCGCCGGTGCTGCTGGTGTCGCTGCGCCTGATCCAGGGCTTCGCGTTCGGCGGCGAGTGGGGCGGTGCGATCCTGCTGGTCAGCGAGCACAGCCCGGACAACCGCCGCGGCTACTGGGCCAGCTGGCCGCAAGCTGGCGTGCCGGCCGGCAACCTGGTCGCGACGATCATCCTGCTGGTGCTGTCGAGCTCGCTGTCCGAGGCAGACTTCCTGTCGTGGGGCTGGCGTGCGGCGTTCTGGTTCTCGGCGGTGGTCGTGCTGATCGGTTTCTGGATTCGGCGCAAGGTCGACGATGCGCCGATCTTCAAGGAAGCGCAGGCGCGCCGGGCGCGGACGCAGGAAAAGCAGCTCGGCGTGGGGCACGTGCTGAAGTACCACTGGCGGCAGGTGCTGATCGGTATCGGCGCGCGCTTTGCCGAGAACATTCTGTACTACATGGTCGTCACGTTCTCGTTGACCTACCTGAAGCTGGTCGTCGGCTTCGATACCACGCGGATCCTGAAGCTGATGTTCGCCGGCAACGCGATTCACTTCTTCTTCATCCCGTTGATGGGGCTGATGTCCGACCTCGTCGGCCGCAAGCCCGTGTACCTGACCGGCGCGATGCTGACCGCCGGCTGGGGTTTCGTCGCGTTCCCGATGATGGATACCGGCAACGACTGGATCATCATGGCCGCGATCGTGCTCGGCCTGTTCATCGAATCGATGACCTACTCGCCGTATTCCGCGCTAATGACCGAGATGTTCCCGACCAACGTGCGCTATACCGCGCTGTCGCTGTGCTATCAGGTCGCGCCGCTGATGGCCGGCTCGCTCGCGCCGTTGATCGGGCTGTCGCTGCTCGAGCGCTACCATTCGTCGACGCCGATCGCGCTGTATCTGGTCGCGGCGGCGGCGATCTCGATCGTATGCGTGGGCCTCGCGAAGGAAACGCGCGGCAAGTCGCTGCGCGACGTCGATGCGGAGGCGAGCCGGCGGGTCCGCGCATGA
- a CDS encoding dihydrodipicolinate synthase family protein — protein sequence MSDNIFTGTIPALMTPCTADRQPDFDALVKKGKELVALGMRAVVYCGSMGDWPLLTEAQRQEGVARLVEAGVPTIVGTGAVNSKEAVSHAAHAAKVGAHGLMVIPRVLSRGASPAAQKAHFAAILNAAPNLPAVIYNSPYYGFATRADLFFELRRQHPNLIGFKEFGGAADMRYAAENITSQDDSVTLMAGVDTQVFHGFVNCGAAGAITGIGNALPREVLQLVDLCKKAAQGDAVARVRAKELEAALAVLSSFDEGCDLVLFYKYLMVLNGDKEYTLHFNETDALSDAQRNYAEAQYTLFRNWYANWSKSIA from the coding sequence ATGAGCGACAACATTTTTACCGGCACCATTCCGGCCCTGATGACGCCGTGCACCGCTGACCGTCAGCCGGATTTCGACGCGCTGGTGAAGAAGGGCAAGGAACTGGTGGCGCTCGGCATGCGCGCTGTGGTGTACTGCGGCTCGATGGGTGATTGGCCGCTGCTGACCGAAGCGCAGCGCCAGGAAGGCGTCGCACGCCTGGTCGAAGCCGGCGTCCCGACGATCGTCGGCACCGGCGCGGTGAACTCGAAGGAAGCCGTGTCGCACGCCGCACATGCCGCGAAGGTGGGCGCGCACGGCCTGATGGTGATCCCGCGCGTGCTGTCGCGCGGCGCATCGCCGGCCGCACAAAAGGCGCACTTCGCCGCGATCCTGAACGCCGCGCCGAACCTGCCGGCCGTGATCTACAACAGCCCGTACTACGGCTTCGCGACCCGCGCCGACCTGTTCTTCGAACTGCGCCGCCAGCACCCGAACCTGATCGGCTTCAAGGAATTCGGCGGCGCCGCCGACATGCGTTACGCAGCCGAGAACATCACGTCGCAGGACGACAGCGTGACGCTGATGGCCGGCGTCGACACGCAAGTCTTCCACGGCTTCGTGAACTGCGGCGCGGCGGGCGCGATCACCGGCATCGGCAACGCGCTGCCGCGCGAAGTGCTGCAACTGGTCGACCTGTGCAAGAAGGCCGCACAAGGCGATGCAGTCGCCCGCGTGCGCGCGAAGGAGCTGGAAGCGGCGCTGGCCGTGCTGTCTTCGTTCGACGAAGGCTGCGATCTCGTCCTGTTCTACAAGTATCTGATGGTGCTGAACGGCGACAAGGAATACACGCTGCACTTCAACGAAACCGACGCTCTGAGTGACGCCCAACGCAATTACGCGGAAGCGCAGTACACGCTGTTCCGCAACTGGTACGCGAACTGGTCGAAGAGCATCGCGTAA
- a CDS encoding TetR/AcrR family transcriptional regulator: protein MKKRSESASRDTATPPDAAGPGGAPEPHEAAPLAGVRRKKAPEQVRAQLLDAASEIATHHGVAALTLDAVAERAGVTKGALQYHFANKQGLLDALFEQATERFASQMAAHRAADAHGNGAAARAYLHAVLDTAQPAASTDVLRVLVASMITEQETRARWSVPMREWTRPDPVPLEQAATLMICRLAADGLWISELLDSVEISAELRAEIVRQLDRMSAGEPPAGKGVRGRGC from the coding sequence ATGAAAAAACGCTCCGAATCCGCTTCGCGCGACACCGCCACGCCACCCGACGCTGCCGGGCCGGGTGGCGCACCGGAACCACACGAAGCAGCACCCCTCGCCGGTGTGCGGCGGAAAAAAGCGCCGGAACAGGTGCGCGCGCAACTGCTGGATGCCGCGTCCGAGATCGCGACACATCACGGCGTGGCCGCGTTGACGCTCGACGCGGTTGCCGAACGCGCGGGCGTGACGAAAGGCGCGCTGCAGTATCACTTCGCGAACAAGCAGGGCTTGCTCGATGCACTGTTCGAGCAGGCGACCGAGCGTTTCGCATCGCAGATGGCCGCGCATCGGGCGGCCGATGCGCATGGCAACGGCGCGGCGGCGCGCGCGTATCTGCATGCGGTGCTCGACACCGCGCAGCCGGCGGCGAGCACCGACGTGCTGCGCGTATTGGTTGCGTCGATGATCACCGAGCAGGAGACGCGCGCGCGCTGGTCGGTGCCGATGCGCGAGTGGACACGACCGGATCCGGTGCCGCTCGAGCAGGCGGCGACGCTGATGATCTGCCGGCTCGCGGCCGACGGGCTATGGATCTCCGAGTTACTCGACAGCGTGGAGATTTCGGCCGAGTTGCGCGCGGAGATTGTCCGGCAACTGGACCGGATGAGCGCGGGCGAGCCGCCGGCAGGCAAGGGCGTGCGCGGCCGAGGTTGCTGA
- the shc gene encoding squalene--hopene cyclase: protein MIRRMNKSAPSHWSALDTAIARGRDALMRLQQPDGSWCFELESDATITAEYILMMHFMDKIDDARQARMARYLRAIQRLDTHGGWDLYVDGEPDVSCSVKAYFALKAAGDSEHAPHMVRARDAILKLGGAARANVFTRILLATFGQVPWRATPFMPIEFVLFPKWVPISMYKVAYWARTTMVPLLVLCSLKARARNPRNIAIPELFVTPPDQERQYFPPARGMRRAFLALDRVVRHVEPLLPKRLRQRAIRHAEAWCAERMNGEDGLGGIFPPIVYSYQMMDMLGYPDDHPLRRDCENALEKLLVTRPDGSVYCQPCLSPVWDTAWSTMALEQARGVAGPEAGTSPSALNELDARITRAYDWLAERQVNDLRGDWIENAPADTQPGGWAFQYANPYYPDIDDSAVVTAMLDRRGRTHRNADGSHPYAARVARALDWMRGLQSRNGGFAAFDADCDRMYLNAIPFADHGALLDPPTEDVSGRVLLCFGVTNRADDHASLARAIGYVKRTQQPDGSWWGRWGTNYLYGTWSVLAGLALAGEDPSQPYIARALAWLRARQHADGGWGETNDSYIDPALAGTNAGESTSNCTAWALLAQMAFGDCESDSVKRGIAYLQSVQHEDGFWWHRSHNAPGFPRIFYLKYHGYTAYFPLWALARYRRLAGASLASDASRSCEPASRTSDAALA, encoded by the coding sequence ATGATCCGCCGCATGAATAAATCCGCCCCCTCCCACTGGTCCGCGCTCGACACCGCGATCGCCCGCGGACGCGACGCGCTGATGCGTCTTCAGCAGCCTGACGGCAGTTGGTGCTTCGAACTGGAGTCCGACGCGACGATCACCGCGGAATACATTCTGATGATGCATTTCATGGACAAGATCGACGACGCGCGCCAGGCGCGGATGGCGCGCTACCTGCGCGCGATCCAGCGGCTGGACACGCACGGCGGGTGGGATCTGTACGTCGACGGCGAGCCGGACGTTTCGTGCAGCGTGAAGGCGTACTTCGCGCTGAAGGCCGCCGGCGACAGCGAGCACGCGCCGCACATGGTCCGCGCGCGCGACGCGATCCTGAAGCTCGGTGGCGCGGCCCGCGCGAATGTGTTCACGCGCATCCTGCTCGCGACGTTCGGCCAGGTGCCGTGGCGCGCGACGCCGTTCATGCCGATCGAATTCGTGCTGTTCCCGAAGTGGGTGCCGATCTCGATGTACAAGGTCGCGTACTGGGCGCGCACGACGATGGTGCCGCTGCTCGTGCTGTGCTCGCTGAAAGCGCGTGCGCGCAATCCGCGCAACATCGCGATTCCCGAACTGTTCGTCACGCCGCCCGATCAGGAACGCCAGTACTTCCCGCCCGCGCGCGGGATGCGCCGCGCGTTCCTCGCGCTCGACCGCGTGGTGCGCCATGTCGAGCCGCTGCTGCCGAAACGCCTGCGGCAGCGCGCGATCCGGCATGCGGAAGCATGGTGCGCGGAGCGCATGAATGGCGAGGACGGCCTCGGCGGGATCTTTCCGCCGATCGTGTACAGCTACCAGATGATGGACATGCTTGGTTATCCTGACGATCATCCGCTGCGCCGCGACTGCGAGAACGCGCTCGAGAAGCTGCTGGTCACGCGGCCCGACGGCAGCGTCTACTGCCAGCCGTGCCTGTCGCCGGTATGGGACACCGCATGGAGCACGATGGCGCTCGAACAGGCACGCGGCGTGGCTGGGCCGGAAGCCGGCACATCGCCGAGTGCGCTGAATGAACTCGACGCGCGCATCACGCGCGCATACGACTGGCTCGCCGAGCGCCAGGTGAACGACCTGCGCGGCGACTGGATCGAGAACGCGCCCGCCGACACGCAACCGGGCGGCTGGGCGTTCCAGTACGCGAACCCGTACTACCCCGACATCGACGACAGCGCAGTCGTCACCGCGATGCTGGACCGCCGCGGGCGCACGCATCGCAACGCGGACGGCTCGCATCCGTATGCGGCGCGCGTTGCACGCGCGCTCGACTGGATGCGCGGGCTGCAATCGCGCAACGGCGGCTTCGCGGCCTTCGACGCCGACTGCGATCGCATGTACCTGAACGCGATCCCGTTCGCCGATCACGGCGCGTTGCTCGATCCGCCGACCGAGGACGTGTCGGGTCGCGTGCTGCTGTGCTTCGGCGTCACGAACCGCGCGGACGACCACGCATCGCTCGCGCGCGCGATCGGCTACGTGAAACGCACGCAACAACCCGACGGCAGCTGGTGGGGCCGCTGGGGCACGAACTACCTGTACGGCACGTGGAGCGTACTGGCCGGGCTCGCGCTCGCGGGCGAGGATCCGTCGCAGCCGTACATCGCCCGCGCGCTCGCTTGGCTGCGCGCGCGTCAGCACGCGGACGGCGGCTGGGGCGAAACGAACGACAGCTACATCGACCCGGCGCTCGCCGGCACCAATGCGGGTGAGAGCACGTCGAACTGCACCGCGTGGGCACTGCTCGCGCAGATGGCGTTCGGCGACTGCGAATCCGACTCGGTGAAACGCGGCATCGCGTATCTGCAGTCGGTGCAGCACGAAGACGGCTTCTGGTGGCACCGGTCGCACAATGCGCCAGGCTTTCCGCGCATCTTCTACCTGAAGTATCACGGCTATACCGCGTACTTCCCGCTGTGGGCGCTCGCGCGGTATCGACGTCTGGCCGGTGCGTCTTTGGCCAGCGACGCCAGCCGGTCCTGCGAGCCCGCTTCCCGCACATCGGACGCCGCGCTCGCCTGA
- the ampC gene encoding class C beta-lactamase — translation MRFNAIRIAATLFVAACAAATAGRAAAATQDEIHDAVTRHVAPLMKQFAIPGMAIGVVADGKPYVFDYGVMSMQTGAPVTGDTLFEIGSVSKTLTATLAADAQEGGELSLTDPAGKYLPALQGKPFGAVTLLNLGTHTPGGMPLQVPNSIRDDADLMRYLDAWRPAYAPGTHRTYSNVAIGMLGFLTAKAMHEDFAVLMERRLFPALGMTHTYIDVPVARQADYAQGYTQDGKPIRMTGGMLWQPAYGVRTTAADLLRFVQANMGLVETSPRLQRALQRTHTGYFRAGPFTQDLIWEQYPYPVALPTLLAGNAPPMLYNATPATELEPPLAPRPDTWINKTGSTNGFSTYVAFVPAKRIAIVMLANRSFPIEDRVKTAYRIVESLHSKP, via the coding sequence ATGCGATTCAATGCGATCCGCATCGCCGCGACCCTGTTCGTCGCCGCGTGCGCCGCCGCCACGGCCGGTCGCGCGGCCGCCGCCACGCAGGACGAGATTCACGACGCAGTGACCCGCCACGTTGCGCCGCTGATGAAGCAGTTCGCCATTCCCGGCATGGCGATCGGCGTCGTTGCCGACGGCAAGCCCTATGTGTTCGACTACGGCGTGATGTCGATGCAAACCGGCGCGCCCGTGACCGGCGACACGCTATTCGAGATCGGCTCCGTCAGCAAGACGCTGACCGCGACGCTGGCGGCGGACGCACAGGAAGGCGGCGAGCTGTCGCTCACGGACCCGGCCGGAAAGTACCTGCCCGCGCTGCAGGGCAAGCCGTTCGGTGCCGTCACGCTGCTCAATCTGGGCACGCATACGCCCGGCGGAATGCCGCTGCAGGTGCCCAACAGCATCCGCGACGATGCGGACCTGATGCGTTATCTCGACGCATGGCGGCCCGCATACGCGCCGGGCACGCATCGCACGTATTCGAACGTTGCGATCGGGATGCTCGGTTTTCTCACCGCGAAGGCGATGCATGAAGACTTCGCGGTGCTGATGGAACGGCGGCTGTTTCCCGCGCTCGGGATGACGCATACCTACATCGACGTGCCCGTCGCCCGCCAGGCCGACTACGCGCAGGGTTATACGCAGGACGGCAAGCCGATCCGGATGACGGGCGGCATGCTCTGGCAGCCGGCGTACGGCGTCCGGACGACGGCAGCCGATCTGCTGCGCTTCGTGCAGGCGAACATGGGGCTCGTGGAAACGTCGCCGAGGCTGCAGCGCGCGCTCCAACGCACGCACACCGGCTATTTCCGGGCGGGCCCGTTCACGCAGGACCTGATCTGGGAGCAGTATCCGTATCCAGTCGCATTGCCGACGCTGCTCGCCGGGAATGCGCCACCGATGCTCTACAACGCGACGCCTGCGACTGAACTCGAGCCGCCGCTGGCGCCGCGCCCGGACACGTGGATCAACAAGACGGGGTCGACCAACGGTTTCAGCACCTATGTCGCGTTCGTTCCCGCGAAGCGAATCGCGATCGTGATGCTCGCGAACCGCAGCTTCCCGATCGAGGATCGCGTGAAGACCGCGTACCGGATCGTCGAGTCGCTGCACAGCAAGCCGTAA
- a CDS encoding alpha/beta fold hydrolase gives MNAEFVDDDLVRFDAHGGTPLPAADTEGWLDHDGARIWHASFGHGPPVVLLHGGLGHGGNWGNQVPALLAAGYRAIVIDSRGHGRSTRDDRPYSYERMACDVLAVLDALRIGRARFVGWSDGACVSLVLAARAPERAAGVFFFACNMDPGGTKEMVPSPLIDRCFARHRKDYARLSATPGQFDAFVEAVSEMMRTQPDYSAADLAAIGVPVAIVQGEYDEFIRPEHAAYLAHTIPGATLTILPGVSHFAPLQRPARFNAAMLAFLDRLPD, from the coding sequence ATGAATGCGGAATTCGTTGACGATGATCTCGTCCGCTTCGACGCGCATGGCGGCACGCCGCTGCCGGCGGCCGACACCGAAGGATGGCTGGATCACGACGGCGCGCGCATCTGGCACGCGTCGTTCGGCCATGGCCCGCCAGTCGTGCTGCTGCACGGCGGTCTCGGCCATGGCGGCAACTGGGGCAACCAGGTGCCGGCGCTGCTCGCGGCGGGCTACCGCGCGATCGTCATCGACAGCCGTGGGCACGGCCGCAGCACGCGCGACGATCGCCCTTATTCCTACGAACGTATGGCCTGCGACGTGCTCGCGGTGCTCGATGCGCTGCGCATCGGGCGCGCACGCTTCGTCGGCTGGAGCGACGGCGCGTGCGTATCGCTCGTGCTGGCCGCCCGCGCGCCGGAGCGTGCGGCCGGCGTGTTCTTCTTCGCGTGCAACATGGATCCGGGCGGCACGAAGGAGATGGTGCCGAGCCCGCTGATCGACCGCTGCTTCGCGCGGCACCGCAAGGACTACGCGCGGCTGTCCGCGACGCCGGGCCAGTTCGATGCGTTCGTCGAGGCCGTCAGCGAAATGATGCGCACGCAACCGGATTACAGCGCCGCCGACCTGGCGGCGATCGGCGTGCCGGTCGCGATCGTGCAGGGCGAGTACGACGAGTTCATCCGCCCCGAGCATGCGGCGTATCTCGCACACACGATTCCGGGCGCGACGCTGACGATCCTGCCGGGCGTGAGCCACTTCGCGCCGTTGCAGCGGCCGGCGCGCTTCAACGCCGCGATGCTGGCGTTTCTTGACCGGTTGCCGGACTGA
- a CDS encoding pentapeptide repeat-containing protein has translation MAPCGVSVSGRTLDRTELLVLVEGSPAPIRLEDCDLEGADLSRLDLRGLRFERCALAEASFVGATLAQTAWIRCRARQASFASADLEDAQFQSCDLNNTSWRRSKLSSAHFDECRLTGADFEECKSLGIEFSNTLLVGASLRRFSFRKTRLVALDFSDADLAGTDFRDAVFEGGSLRNAHLNDVRFDGADLRDVDLGGTPKLLASGVLRGATISYDQAATLIENLGIRVA, from the coding sequence ATGGCACCTTGCGGCGTTTCCGTCTCCGGCCGGACGCTCGATCGCACCGAGCTCCTGGTTCTCGTCGAAGGCTCGCCGGCGCCGATTCGTCTCGAAGACTGCGATCTCGAAGGCGCGGACCTGTCGCGGCTCGATTTGCGCGGCCTGCGATTCGAGCGATGCGCGCTCGCGGAAGCGTCGTTCGTCGGCGCGACGCTCGCGCAAACCGCGTGGATCCGTTGCCGTGCGCGCCAGGCGAGCTTCGCGTCGGCCGATCTCGAGGACGCGCAGTTTCAGTCCTGCGATCTCAACAACACGAGCTGGCGCCGCAGCAAGCTCAGCTCCGCGCACTTCGACGAATGCCGGCTCACCGGCGCCGACTTCGAGGAATGCAAGTCGCTCGGCATCGAGTTCTCGAACACGCTGCTGGTGGGCGCGAGCCTGCGCCGTTTCTCGTTCCGGAAGACGCGACTCGTCGCGCTCGATTTCTCGGACGCCGATCTCGCCGGCACGGACTTTCGCGACGCCGTGTTCGAAGGCGGCAGCCTGCGCAACGCGCATCTGAACGACGTCCGGTTCGATGGCGCCGACCTGCGCGACGTGGACCTCGGCGGCACGCCGAAGCTGCTCGCGTCGGGCGTGCTGCGCGGCGCGACCATCTCGTATGACCAAGCCGCGACGCTGATCGAGAATCTGGGAATCCGGGTCGCTTGA
- a CDS encoding polyamine ABC transporter substrate-binding protein, with product MPLRTFRRAIATAAMISVAGIAAFGTMHARAAGELNIYNWSDYIAPDTIPNFQKQTGLHVRYDNYDSDDTLQAKLLSGNSGYDIVVPTSNYMAKQIQANVYQPLDKTKLPNLSHLDPLLMKMVADADPGNQYGVPWAYGTDGVGYNVQAVKKALGDKAPVDSWALVFDPANMAKLKSCGVSFLDQAVDVFAATLQYMGKDPNSTNPADYRAAYEVLKKVRPYITQFNSSGYINDLANNDLCVSFGYSGDVGIAHRRAAEAKRPYEIRFANPKEGGLLWFDMMVIPKDAPNRDAALKWINYLQDPKVNAGITNAVFYPTANKAARQFVKPAIARDPSVYPADEVLSKMTLLKPMPPEIRRLQNRLWAQLKTGR from the coding sequence ATGCCACTCCGCACCTTTCGCCGCGCCATCGCAACCGCCGCCATGATCTCCGTCGCGGGCATTGCCGCGTTCGGCACCATGCACGCCCGGGCAGCCGGCGAACTGAACATCTACAACTGGTCCGACTACATCGCGCCGGACACGATTCCGAATTTCCAGAAGCAGACCGGCCTGCACGTGCGCTACGACAACTACGACAGCGACGACACGCTGCAGGCAAAGCTGCTGTCGGGCAACTCCGGCTACGACATCGTCGTGCCGACGTCGAACTACATGGCCAAGCAGATCCAGGCGAACGTCTACCAGCCACTGGACAAGACGAAGCTGCCGAACCTGTCGCACCTCGACCCGCTGTTGATGAAGATGGTCGCCGACGCCGATCCCGGCAACCAGTACGGCGTGCCGTGGGCGTACGGCACCGACGGCGTCGGCTACAACGTGCAGGCAGTGAAGAAGGCGCTCGGCGACAAGGCGCCAGTCGACAGCTGGGCGCTGGTATTCGACCCGGCCAACATGGCGAAGCTGAAGAGTTGCGGCGTCTCGTTCCTGGATCAGGCGGTCGACGTGTTCGCCGCGACGCTGCAGTACATGGGCAAGGACCCGAACAGCACGAATCCGGCCGATTACCGCGCCGCATATGAAGTGCTCAAGAAGGTGCGCCCGTACATCACGCAGTTCAATTCGTCGGGTTACATCAACGATCTCGCGAACAACGACCTGTGCGTGTCGTTCGGCTATTCCGGTGACGTCGGCATCGCGCATCGCCGGGCGGCGGAAGCGAAGCGTCCCTATGAGATTCGCTTCGCGAATCCGAAGGAAGGCGGGCTGCTGTGGTTCGACATGATGGTGATCCCGAAGGATGCACCGAACCGCGACGCCGCGCTGAAGTGGATCAACTACCTGCAGGACCCGAAGGTCAACGCGGGGATCACCAACGCGGTGTTCTACCCGACCGCGAACAAGGCCGCTCGCCAGTTCGTGAAACCCGCGATCGCACGCGATCCGTCGGTCTATCCGGCCGACGAGGTACTGAGCAAGATGACGCTGCTCAAGCCGATGCCGCCCGAGATTCGCAGGCTCCAGAACCGGTTGTGGGCACAACTGAAAACCGGACGCTGA